TGCATGACGGCACGCTGGTTGATCGAGCCCTTGTCGGTGATCTCGTGTGCATCGATGGAGGGGGGCCTGTCGAGGATGATCACCCTGGCCACGAGATTGGAGCTGCCGGTCGACTTGCGGGCGAGCGCGTCCAGCCTGTCCTGGAAATGCAGACGCACCGCCGGATGATGCGCCAGGTGCTTCTCGTCGGCGACGGGCACCTCGGGCGCGAGCCGCAGCGTCGCGTCGACGTCCAGGAACAGCAGCGCGCCGATATGGTTTCGGTCGAGCCCGGTCAGCACCACGTCGCGCACATAGGGCGCGAAGGCCGACACGATGGACCCGCGCACGCCGGCCATGTTCACCCACGTGCCCGTCGACAGCTTGAAGTCCTCGGTCACGCGGCCGTCGAACATGAAGCCTTTCGACACGTCGGCCGGATCGACGAAGCGCAGCGCATCGCCGATCATGTAATAGCCTTCCTCGTCGAAGCACTCGGCCGTCTTGTCCGGCTGGCGCCAGTAGCCGGGGGTGATGCTCGGCCCCTTGAGCCGCACTTCGAGCTTCTCGGCATTCGGCACAAGCTTGATCTTCAGCGCCGGCGCGGGCAGGCCCACCTCGCCCGGCTGGTTCACCGGCCATGTCGTGGTGAAGGCGAAGGGTGCCGTTTCGGTGGAGCCGTAGCCGGTGACGATGAGCACCTTCTCGCCGGTCGTGGCGATGGCGTGCGTCTCGAGCGCATCCCAGACGTGCTTGGCCAGACTCGCGCCGGCATACTGCATCAGCTTGAGCTTGCTGAAGAAGCGCTCCCGCAATGCGGCATTGCGGCCGAGGTGCTCGGTCAGCATCTCGTAGCCCTTCGGCACGTTGAAATACATCGTCGGCGCGATCTCCGTGAGATTGCGGACCGTCTTGTCGATGCCGCCCGGCGTCGGCGCGCCGTCGTCGATGTAGAGCGTTCCACCGTTCGACAGCGCGATGCCGAAATTGTGGTTGCCGCCGGCGGTGTGGTTCCACGGCAGCCAGTCGACCAGCACCGGCGGTTCGTCGGCCAGGAAGGCCATCGCCGACAGGATCATCAACTGGTTGCAGGTCATCATGCGCTGCGTGTTGATGACGGCCTTCGGCATGCCGGTGGAGCCCGACGTGAACAGGAACTTTGCCGGCTGGTCGGGATCGACCGCGGCATCCGCGGCGTCGACCGCGTCGGTCGCGACCGTGGCGGTCATCGCCTCGAAACTGTCCGACGCAAGACCGCCGACGGGTTGGCGTGCCACCACCAGGCCGATATCGTCGTTCATCACCGACCGGAGCGCAGCCTCGAAGGGCCTGCCGTCGGCGGCGAAGACGAGGCCGGGGGTCAGCAGCGAAAAGATGTGGCGCAGCTTCGCATGGTCCTTCGAGACCAGCGAATAGGCCGGCGAAACCGGTGCGAACGGCACGCCGGCCATCATGGCGCCGAGTGCGATCAGGCCGTGCTCGACCGAGTTGCCCGACAGGATCACGACCGGGCGTTCGGCCGAGAGCTTCCTGTCGAGCAGATATTGTGCGATCGAGCGGGCTCGGGCCAGCGCCTGCGCAAAGGTGACCTTGCGCCACGCTCCATCCTCTCCGCGATCGGCGAGGAACACACGCTCGGGAACCTCGGCCGCCCAGCGCCGCAGCCAGTCGATCATCGTGCGCGGATAGTCGCCCAGCGGCAGGACGGACTCGACATAGGTGGCGCCGGAAGGGCCATGTGTCGAAGCCACGGACTGTTCGCCCATGCGAACCGCCCGCACTCCGGATGCGGCGATGACCGGCATGCTGATCTCCTCCCGAGAAATAATGTTATTGAGTATAACGATCTGGCGGAAATTTCAAGCTTCGGCGAAGACCGTTCGCGCGTGTGCTTCCGCATGGGCGCCGGCGCGCGCCCCGGCAGCCTCCTGCCCTGCCACACCGCGGCGGGATGGAAGGCCGCGCGACGTCGGAAAACGAAAGGGGGCCTTGCGGCCCCCTCTTTGTGCCGGCGCCTTGCCCGGCCATGTCCACGCGCTTCCGAAACGAGCGAAGCGCGCGTCGCGCGGTCTATTGCGCGGCGACCGTCTCGTCGGCCGTTCCCTCGGCTTCCTGCTCGCCTTCGTCGCGGCCCCGCGGCCGGCGCGGCCGGCGCGGCCGGCGCGGCGCGGCGTCGTCAGCCGCTGCGGCAGGCGTTTCCGCCGCTGCGGGCGCCGCTACGGCCTCGGCGGCCGCCGGTTCCGGAGCGGCCGTCGGAGCGGCTGCAGCCACCTCGTCTCCGCCCTTGGCACGGGGCGGACGACCGCGGCGGCGGCCGGCAGTCTTCTGGCCGGCCATGGCTTCCTGTTCGAGCGCGACCTCGGCCGGCATGCCCTCGATCACCGGCTGCGGGCCACTGCCGTCATTCGCGCGCACGTCGCCGGCCGTCTCCCGTGCCACCACGGGCTGGGGCTGCTGGTCGCGGCGATGGTCGCGCGGCTGATTCTCGCCGTCGCGCCGGCCGTCCTCGCGGCGCCCGTCGTCCCGGCGGTTCGCCTCGTCGCGGTCGCGGCGGCCGTCTTCCCGCCGGTTGTCCCGCTGCCGCCCGTCCTGCTGGCGGCCCTCGCGGTTGTCGCCCTGCCGGCCGTCATTCTGGCGAGAATCGCTGTGTCGGCCATCCTGCTGGCGGCCTTCGCGATTCTCGGTCTGGCGGCCGTCGTTCTGCCGGGCTTCCGGCTGGCGCGCGTCCTGCGGCTGCCCGAAGGGCTGCTCGCCCGCCTCGTCGCCGTCCTCATCGTCGAAGTCGTCGCGCTGGTCGCGCAGCACGGGAGCGGGCATCTGGCCCTGCGCCGCCATGATGATGCGGTTGTAATGCTCGGCGTGCTGCAGGTAGTTCTCCGCCATGACCCTGTCGCCCGAGCTCTGGGCGTCGCGGGCGAGAGCGGCATATTTTTCCGCGATTTGCTGGGCGGAGCCCCTGATCTTGACGTCCGGCCCGTTGCTTTCGTAGCTGCGGGTAAGTGGATTGGGGCCCTTGCGGTTGGGGTTGTTGTTATTGTTGTTGTTATTGTTGTTCCTGCCGCGCATGCGCCGGTTCTGCTGTTGTGGCCTCATCCGATACTCTTCGATTCAATCATGTTGAAATAAGCGGGCGCCACAGCCGACAACGGCTTCCGAAGCGCCTTCCGATTACGAGCACCGCGGCATGCCTCGGCCGCCGGCCCAGCCATCACGTTCCTGGTTTCTCACCATGGGCCGGAGGAACCCCATACGAAGCATGTGCGCGGGTCACGCGGCCGGCAGCTTGTTTCCTGGAGGAACCGAACCGATCAGCACTGCCTGCTTCGTCTCATCCGGTGGCCGGAAACTATCCGGTATCGCAACGTATGCCAAGCACTTTTTCGCAAGGCACAATCCTGAGGATCAAAGGCGGAAGACCAACGCCCGATCGCGACCGCCCATATCCTTGGCCGCATCGATCCGGACCAGTCCGGCCGCTTGGAACACCTGTGTGACCCCGTCCTTCTGGCTGGCTCCGATCTCCAGCCCGACGATGCCGCCGGGCTCGAGGTGAGGTGTCACTCCCGCCGCGATCACCCGGTAGGCTTCCAGCCCGTCGGCTCCGCCGAGCAGCGCCCGCGGCGGATCGTGATCCTTCACCTCGGGCGCGAGAGCGGCGTACTCGCTCGCCGTTATGTAGGGAGGGTTCGAGACGATTGCATCATAGCGGCCGGAAATATCGCCGAACCAGTCCGACAGCACGGTCTCGAATCGCTCCGACAACCCGTTTTCGTCGGCATTGCGCCGGGCGGCGGCGAGCGCGCCGGGAGCGATGTCGCTGGCGACCGCACGAGCCTGCGGGATCTGCGACAGCAGCGCCAGCGCGATGGCCCCGGTCCCCGTGCCGAGGTCGAGGATCCGGCAATGTCCGCGCTCGGCCGCGACCGCGCGCAGACGCGGCAGCACGAGGTCGACCAGCGTTTCGGTGTCGGGTCTCGGCTCCAGCGTGTCCGGCGACAGGTGGAGCGTCAGCCCGTAGAAGCCGCGCTGACCGATGATCCGGTGGACCGGTTCGCCGGCCAGCCGCCGCGCGACGGCCGCTTCCGCGGCCTGCACCGCGTCCGACCGGACCGGGCGCCCGGGATCGCGGATCGCATCCATGCGGTCGGTCGACGTGGAATGCTCGACGAGCAGCCGCGCGTCGAGCGCCGGGTTCTCGACGCCGGCTGCGGCAAGCCTTCCGCGCAGTCGCCGCAGAAGGGCGTCGAGCGGCTCGCCCGGCCCGGCCGGCGTCTCAGCCATTCTCGCCCATCTCGGCGAGGAGCTTCGTCTGGTGATCGGAGATCAGCGCGCCGATCACGTCGTCGAGGTCGCCTTCCATCACCCGGTCGAGCTTGTAGAGGGTGAGGTTGATGCGATGATCGGTGAGCCGCCCCTGCGGAAAATTGTAGGTCCGGATGCGCTCCGAGCGGTCGCCGGACCCGACCTGAAGCCGCCGCGCCTCCGAGCGCTCGTCTGCCGCCTTGGTACGCTGCATGTCGAACAGGCGCGCGCGCAGGATCTGCATGGCGCGCGCCCGGTTCTGGTGCTGCGACTTCTCCGCCTGCACCACCACCACGCCGGTCGGCAGGTGGGTGATGCGCACCGCCGAATCGGTGGTGTTGACGTGCTGCCCGCCGGCGCCCGAGGCGCGCATCGTGTCGATACGGATGTCCTCGTTGCGGATCTCGACGTCGATCTCCTCTGCCTCCGGCAGCACCGCGACCGTCGCCGCCGACGTATGGATGCGCCCGCTCGCTTCCGTCGCCGGCACGCGCTGCACCCGGTGCACGCCCGATTCGAACTTCAGCTTCGAGAACACGCCCTTGCCGGAGACGGTGGCGATGATCTCCTTGTAGCCGCCGGCATCGCCCTCGCTCGCCGAGACCACCTCGACCTTCCAGCCATGGTCGGCGGCGTAGCGCTCGTACATGCGGAACAGGTCGCCCGCGAAGATCGCGGCCTCGTCGCCGCCGGTGCCGGCACGGATTTCCAGGATGGCGCTGCGGGCATCGGCCGCGTCCTTGGGCAGGAGCAGCAGCTGGATCGCCTGCTCGACCGCCTCGATCCGCTCCACCACCTCGTCGAGCTCGGCCTCGGCCAGTTCGCGCATCTCCGCGTCGGTCGCCTTGTCGGACAGCATCGCCCGGATGTCGTCCCGCTCCCGCTCGGCCGCGCGCAGCGCCTTCACCTGCACGACGAGGTCCTGTATCTCGGAATATTCCGAGGCGAGCCGGACATAGGTCTCCGAATCCGGCCCGGCCGCCAGCTGCGCCTCGATGTACTCGTGGCGTTTCAGGACCTGGTCCATGCGGTCGGCGGGGAGAGTGGTCATGATTGGGCTATTTACCGGTTTATCCGGCCTACGCAATGCTGGGGGGCGGAAGCCTTAAGGGCAAGGCCAGAGGGGGTTCTGGATTTGCGGCACCGAAATCGCTCAAAGCTCGCGGGCGGTCAGCGACCATGATGCTATGTCCCTGCCAATTTGAACCCACTCGTCTCTTAACTTCTCAATGTCCGACGCAGATACAAGGGCTCGATCTAGGCCTTCAAACTGATCGCCTTGAAATACCGGTAAATCACCACTGTGCTCGCATGCAAAGTATATTCCTATAAAATCAGCAACTTGCTTCAGCTCCTTGATGGCATCACGCGCGTGATCTAAGTTAAAATTCTGAAGCGTCTTTCCCTCACGGCTCTTAGCGCTTCCTGCATGAGCGATGTGAGAGTTAACGTGTTCAGCTATTTCGTCCATGCGAGAGAGCCTCCGCTCCAGTCGCAAAAAAACATTTTCATCAATATAATCATTAGAGGCGCGTCTATCCTCGGAAACGCTGCTCAACTCGTCAAAGAATCTTTGGCTACACTCATGCTTTCTAATTTCCGGATTGCCCCAAATCGGCGCACCGCTCACAGAACGTAATTTTCGTTCATGATCTTCTCGAAGATCATCGATGGTACCGCGCGCGCCCCATACCCGCTCCACATAGACTTGGCGAGTGAGGCGATCTCGGCAAGATTGTATATCGCCCACGACCGATCGCAGCGAATAAACACCTTTTGGACCGTGCAGGGGCGCGCGATCCAGAAGACGCCTAATCCCCATGAGAAGCTTATACCAATAGCCATTCGAAATCATCTCAAAGAGCATTCCATTGATCGGCGGGCTCTTCTCGCGATATTGATTGGAAAATCTGATCGCTGACACTATCGATCTAAATGCAGCAAAGTCCCATAACATCTCAGAAACACTATTGTTAATACCCATCTCACAATCTTGGAATGCCTGCCGCCAAAGCAAAATCCTGTCTTGAAGGTTATTCACACACTGCTTCTGACTGGAAGCCATAATTTTTTCCCAACGATTATATTATTGAAAATTCGACAGCGCAAATCACTTTAATAAAATTTTAGCGAATATCTCTACGAAGCGATCCGTCCGTCGTCGCTTCAACTGAATTACGATATTCCAGATACTCCCGATACAGCCGATCCGCTTCGGCCTCGATCGCCTTGCGATGGACAGAATCAAGAGCAGCCACCTTCTCTTGAAGGGTAATTGACATAGCCTAGTACCTTCCTGTGCCGCAAAGTAAGGCATAGCATTCGGGCGGGACTTCTGCAAAGATCACACGAAAAGATAAATCCATTCGTGAGCAGAGAAGTCTGCCCATCTAGACCGGGATCTCGTGCTCCGCCGCAAAGGCCCGCAGCATCGCACGGGCGTCGTGGGTCGCGCCGCCGTCGCCGAGGATCAGCCCCATCTGGGCGGTCAGCGTCTCGACCGGCAGGTCGACCAGCATGGCCTTGACCGGGCCGATGGCGGCGGCCGACATCGAGATCGAGCGGAAGCCGAGGCCGATCAGCGCCATGGCCGAGATCGGCCGGCTGGCGAGCTCGCCGCACAGCGTCACCGGCGTGCCCGCGCGTGTCCCCGCGTCGAGCACCGACTTCAGTGCCCGCAGGAACGGCGCCGACAGCGGGTCGAAGCGCGAGGCCACCGTGCCGTTGCCGCGGTCGGTCGCGGTCATGAACTGGAACAGGTCGTTCGAGCCGATCGAGACGAAGTCGACCTCCCGCATCAGCTCGTCGAGCTGGAACAGCAAAGACGGCACCTCCACCATCGCGCCGATGGCGAGGCTGGTCGGCAGCAGGTGGCCGAAGCGCGCGAGGTGCCTGACCTCGCGGTCGATGATCGCCCGCGCCCGTCGGATCTCGGAGACCTCGGTGACC
The nucleotide sequence above comes from Aquibium microcysteis. Encoded proteins:
- a CDS encoding feruloyl-CoA synthase — its product is MPVIAASGVRAVRMGEQSVASTHGPSGATYVESVLPLGDYPRTMIDWLRRWAAEVPERVFLADRGEDGAWRKVTFAQALARARSIAQYLLDRKLSAERPVVILSGNSVEHGLIALGAMMAGVPFAPVSPAYSLVSKDHAKLRHIFSLLTPGLVFAADGRPFEAALRSVMNDDIGLVVARQPVGGLASDSFEAMTATVATDAVDAADAAVDPDQPAKFLFTSGSTGMPKAVINTQRMMTCNQLMILSAMAFLADEPPVLVDWLPWNHTAGGNHNFGIALSNGGTLYIDDGAPTPGGIDKTVRNLTEIAPTMYFNVPKGYEMLTEHLGRNAALRERFFSKLKLMQYAGASLAKHVWDALETHAIATTGEKVLIVTGYGSTETAPFAFTTTWPVNQPGEVGLPAPALKIKLVPNAEKLEVRLKGPSITPGYWRQPDKTAECFDEEGYYMIGDALRFVDPADVSKGFMFDGRVTEDFKLSTGTWVNMAGVRGSIVSAFAPYVRDVVLTGLDRNHIGALLFLDVDATLRLAPEVPVADEKHLAHHPAVRLHFQDRLDALARKSTGSSNLVARVIILDRPPSIDAHEITDKGSINQRAVMQTRAKLVEDLYTDPAPLHVLVANRKG
- a CDS encoding DUF4167 domain-containing protein; amino-acid sequence: MRPQQQNRRMRGRNNNNNNNNNNPNRKGPNPLTRSYESNGPDVKIRGSAQQIAEKYAALARDAQSSGDRVMAENYLQHAEHYNRIIMAAQGQMPAPVLRDQRDDFDDEDGDEAGEQPFGQPQDARQPEARQNDGRQTENREGRQQDGRHSDSRQNDGRQGDNREGRQQDGRQRDNRREDGRRDRDEANRRDDGRREDGRRDGENQPRDHRRDQQPQPVVARETAGDVRANDGSGPQPVIEGMPAEVALEQEAMAGQKTAGRRRGRPPRAKGGDEVAAAAPTAAPEPAAAEAVAAPAAAETPAAAADDAAPRRPRRPRRPRGRDEGEQEAEGTADETVAAQ
- the prmC gene encoding peptide chain release factor N(5)-glutamine methyltransferase, with protein sequence MAETPAGPGEPLDALLRRLRGRLAAAGVENPALDARLLVEHSTSTDRMDAIRDPGRPVRSDAVQAAEAAVARRLAGEPVHRIIGQRGFYGLTLHLSPDTLEPRPDTETLVDLVLPRLRAVAAERGHCRILDLGTGTGAIALALLSQIPQARAVASDIAPGALAAARRNADENGLSERFETVLSDWFGDISGRYDAIVSNPPYITASEYAALAPEVKDHDPPRALLGGADGLEAYRVIAAGVTPHLEPGGIVGLEIGASQKDGVTQVFQAAGLVRIDAAKDMGGRDRALVFRL
- the prfA gene encoding peptide chain release factor 1; translation: MTTLPADRMDQVLKRHEYIEAQLAAGPDSETYVRLASEYSEIQDLVVQVKALRAAERERDDIRAMLSDKATDAEMRELAEAELDEVVERIEAVEQAIQLLLLPKDAADARSAILEIRAGTGGDEAAIFAGDLFRMYERYAADHGWKVEVVSASEGDAGGYKEIIATVSGKGVFSKLKFESGVHRVQRVPATEASGRIHTSAATVAVLPEAEEIDVEIRNEDIRIDTMRASGAGGQHVNTTDSAVRITHLPTGVVVVQAEKSQHQNRARAMQILRARLFDMQRTKAADERSEARRLQVGSGDRSERIRTYNFPQGRLTDHRINLTLYKLDRVMEGDLDDVIGALISDHQTKLLAEMGENG